The genomic DNA GTTctggttggaaattaggagacacttttcagaaagagcggtcaggcactgggacgggttgcccagggaggtggtgcagtcaccgtccctgggggtgttaagggaaaggttggacatggtgcttggggacatggtttagtgggtgacattggtggtagggtgatgggtGGGCAGAGCTGCTTGCTCTGCCTCCTTCGCTCCCAGTAGTTTCCCTTAATTATGTGGTTTTATTGCTCAGTTccagggggggggggaatcacAGTAAGTGCAGCGTTACTCCTCCAGGGCGCCTCATCTCCACCCACTGGGCGCCTAATCTCCTCCCACTGCCGTTTTGCAATAAAAAGAACAGACGGCGGGTGCTgtcaggaaaactttttttacCCATGTTGAAGTTGCAGCCACTGAGGTTTTTCAGTTCTGAAGCCTTACTATTTAAGTCAGTATTTGTTTAATATCTTCAGGTATTCCTACTGCAAGAGCTCTTCCGTAGGATCATAAACTGAGTGATACCACTCCCTCGCTGCTACATGACACTGCTGCATGAGCTGGATAACACAAGCACCGTTCCTTCTCTCATTCCTTAAATTGGAGCACCAGCAAGAAGACACCAGGAGTAGAcacactgaatcacagaatcacagaatttctaggttggaagagacctcaaaatcatcgagtccaacctctgacctaacactaacagtccccactaaaccatatccctaagctctacatctaaacgtcttttgaagacttccagggatggtgactccaccacctccctgggcagcccgttccagtgcctaacaaccctttcagtaaagaaattcttcctaacatctaacctaaaactcccctggcgtaactttagcccattccccctcgtcctgtcaccaggcacatgggagaacaggccaacccccacctcgctacagcctcctttaatgtacttatacagagcaataaggtcacccctgagcctcctcttctctaggctgaacaagcccagctccttcagccgctcctcataggacttgctctccaggcccctcaccagcttcgtcgcccttctttggacccgctcaagcacctcgatgtccttcttgtagcgaggggcccaaaactgaacacagtactcgaggtgcggcctcaccagagccgagtacagggggacgatcacctccctagccctgctggtcacactgcttcttatgcaagccaggatgccgttggccttcttggccacctgagcacactgctggctcatattcagccgactgtccaccatcactcccaggtccttctctgcctggcagctctccaaccattcctctcccagcctgtagttctgcttggggttattgcgtcccaggtgcaggacccggcacttggccttgttgaacttcatacagttgacctcagcccatcggtgcagcctatccagatcctcctgcagagccttcctaccctcgagcagatcgacacacgcacctagcttggtgtcatctgcaaacttactgagggtgcactcaatgccgtcatccagatcattgatgaatatgttaaagaggaccggccccagcaccgagccctgggggacgccactagtgactggcctccaactggacttggctccatttaccacaactctttgggcccggctatccagccagtttctaacccaacgaagcgtgcgccagtccaagccaagagcagccagtttcttgaggagaatgctgtgggagacggtgtcaaaagccttgctgaagtcaaggtagaccacatccacagcctttccctcatccacccagcgcgtcactttgtcgtagaaggagatcaggttcgtcaagcaggacctgccttccataaacccatgctggctgggcctgatcgcctgcttacccttcaagtgccgcatgatgactcccaagaggatctgctccatgagcttccctggtagtgaggtcaaactgaccggcctgtagttccccgggtctgccctccggcccttcttgtagatgggcgtcacgtttgctagccgccagtcaactgggaccctgggacctcccccgatagccaggactgctgataaatgatggataggggcttggccagctcctccgccagttctctcaatacccttgggtggatcccatccagccccatcgacttgtgcacatccaagtgccgtagcaggtcaccaaccagttcttcgcggatagtgagggccacatcctgctccccatccccttccaccagctcagggtactgggtatccagagaacaaccggtattgctgctaaagactgaggcaaagaaggcattgagaacctccgccttttcctcatctctagtaactaagtttccccctgcatccaggaaaggatggagattctccttagtcctcctttttgtgttgatgtatttataaaagcgttttttgctacctttaacagcagtagccagattgagctccagatgagctttggccttcctaagtttgtccctgcacagcctcgctacatccttatagtcctgcctagtggcctgcccacttttccaaagattataaaccctcttttttctcctaagatcaagccacaattctctgttgagccaggctggtcttcttccccgccggCTCATCTtagggcacgtggggacagaccgctcctgcgccattaggatttccctcttgaagagcgcccagccttcctggacccctctgcccttcagaaccacctcccaagggactccaccaactagtgtcctgagcagctcaaagtcagccctccgaaagtccaatacagcggttttattggtccccttcctggcctcgccaagaatagtgaactccaccatttcgtggtcactctgcccaagactgttcctgacaatcacatcctccaccagtccttctctgtttgtgaagagaaggtctagcgaggcaccacccctggtaggttcactaaccagctgcgtcaggaagctatcttccacgctctccagaaacctcctagactgctttctctgggctgtgttgtgcttccaggatatgtcagggaagttgaagtcccccacgagtacaagcgcagacgattttgcagcttctgtcagctgcctgtagaactcctcatctgtctcctcatcctggttcggcggtctatagcagaccccgaccaggacactagccttgttgtccctgccgatcctaacccaaagggactcgatcttgtcattcctagcctcgagttctacaacatcgaaagactctctaatatagagagccacaccgccaccccttctgtgctgcctgtcccttctgaagagcctatagccaggcatcgcagcactccagtcatgagactggtcccaccacgtttccgtgatggcaaccaagtcgtagcctgcccgctgcacgatggcttccagctcctcctgtttgttacccatgctgcgtgcattggtgtagatgcacttcagctgggcctttaccttatcctccggccttgccattgctccccctggcacagccccaacagtccttgcttcagccccatcccccttcttacctagtttaaagccctatcaatgagccccgccagctcctggcccaggatcctttttcccctaaaggatagggacccgtctacggccatcagaccaggtgctgagtaaactgccccatggtcgaaaaacccaagatttctgcgtaggcaccagccccggagccacgtgtttaacaggtgggctttccttgtcctctccgtacccctccctgtcaacgtagggatggacgaaaatactacctgcactcctgctccgtccactaaccgtcccagccccctaaagtctcttttgatagccttcaggcttctgtcatcaatgtcatcactacctGCCTGAACTATCACAAGAGAATAATAGtctgaggggcgtaccaggctggggagcttcctggcaacgtccctgaccctggccccagggaggcagcagacttccctatgggtagggtcaggccgacaaatagggccctctgtccccctaaggatagagtctcccacgacaatcacccttctttctttcttggtggaggcagtcctgatgcgtggagtcgacctcctcgccctaggcatcctcctgggaacactttctatctcttcctcagttgctggtctctcaatctccagggcctcaaacctgtttcgtaagggcacctgggaaggtggggccggaatgggagggcatcgcctgccatgtcgcgcagggacctgtctccactcctcctcaactcccagatcccctccctctgtccgacggcgacagggcagggggtccacccccgtttggggtgtctcaccccggtacctctccttgaggccctgcagggagttgctccagaagtctatctcccgctcacattccctgatggccctcagcctctccacctcctccttgagctccgccaccatgcggatcaggtcatccacttgctcacatctcacgcacgcagtttctctgcctcccgccgacggCAGCAgtaggctctgacactccctgcatccagtggcctgaactgctgcattctttaacgggcagtcggtctgggtgtgtaccgacctcctgcagagcgctccgtgccttgtggagaccattatcgctATCGCCTAGCTAAAGACCGTCGTTAAGAGGCGTTCGTAGGGTGAGTCACAGCACTATCTTTTTAAAAGATaaccctgctggctgctggccatTAAGTAAAAGGAACAGAGGGTTGATCTATTTCCTGTCTGCTGTCAGGAAAACTTTTTTACCTATGTTGAAGTTGCAGCCACTGAGGTTTTTCAGTTCTGAAGCCTTACTATTTAAGACAGGATTTGTTTAATATCTTCAGGTATTCCTACTGCAAGCGCTCTTCCGTGGGATCATAGGCTGAGTGATACCACTCCCTCACTGCTACATGacactgctgcaggagcaggataACACAAGCACCGTTCCTTCTCTCATTCCTTAAATTGGAGCACCAGCAAGAAGACACCAGGAGTAGACACACTGCTCTTAGGGTGAGTCCATGTTGGAGCAGCAAAATTCGGGGCCGGCTGAGCAAGCAACGCTCAGGTAGGGACTGAAATGGGGCGGGAAGGAGCAGCCAGCCAGGGCAGGTttccatctttttcctttttcctctctcgCTTCGCTTTgctctctcccccccctccgCTTTGCTCCCCCCGCGCGGCGCTGGGCGCCGGgtccgcccccccccgcccccccggcgCTTTGGGCTTTTGAGGGGACAAAAGGATATTTTGAGTGGCAAACCAGACATCAAATATCCTCAAAAGCTTCAGTTTTTACCCAGGAAGAGGTGATTCAAAGGCAAATTACCCCCAATTTGCATGCAAAATCTTTGCAAGCTAGCTCACACACAAAAACGTACTGGTGCTTTCAGGATTAATGCAGCGTTACTCCTCCTGGGCACCTTAAGCTCCTCCCACTGCCGTTTTGCAATAAAAAGAACAGACGGTGGCGCGTGCTgtcaggaaaactttttttttttactcgtGGTCAAGTTGCAGCCACTGAGGTTTTTCAGTTCTGAAGCCTTACTATTTAAGACAGGATTTGTTTAATATCTTCAGGTATTCCTACTGCAAGAGCTCTTCCGTTGGATCATAAACTGAGTGATACCACTCCCTCGCTGCTACATGacactgctgcaggagcaggataACACAAGCACCGTTCCTTCTCTCATTCCTTAAATTGGAGCACCAGCAAGAAGACACCAGGAGTAGACACACTGCTCTTAGGGTGAGTCCATGATGGAGCAGCAAAATTCGGGGCCGGCTGAGCAAGCAGCGCTTGGTGAGCAAGCAGCTCACCAAGCAAAATTCGGGGCCGCCTGAGCAAGCAGCACCACCAAGCGGCGCTTGGTGGTGCTCTGTGGGCCCCCCCCGCCGGCGCTTGGTGGTGCTCTGTGGGCCCCCCCCGCCGGCGCTTGGTGGTGCTCTGTGGGCCCCCCCCGCCGGCGCTTGGTGGTGCTCTGTGGGCCCCCCCCGCCGGCGCTTGGTGGTGCTCTGTGGGCCCCCCCCGCCGGCGCTTGGTGGTGCTCTGTGGGCCCCCCCCGCCGGCGCTTGGTGGTGCTCTCCGCCCGCCCCCCCGGGCACTTTGCgctctcccctttcctttttttcaagttttttttattcattttcacgCTCCCTCCGCCTCCTTCTGCTCCCTTGCCTTGGTTCTGCTTTTCCCCGagatttttggttttcttgATCAGTACTGTGGAGATTGATCTCTTTGATGCCTGAATAGTTTCACACTTCCACGCTGCCCTACACCACTCATGTGTTTCTGTGAttagagccaaaaaaaaaccacattgcccaaattcttccttttcatttggCTTTATTGAAGCTTCTATGACCACATAGGGCGTGTAAATCTTCTTACAGATGTTTAGAACTcctagtggttttgtttgtttgttttaagatattttaaaacatttcatgcgttttttttctcctgtttatttctttgggAGGGCTTTCCCAGTCTTTCTTCTAATCTTCTAGCTAAGGCAGCTGGCtgctttctttgattttttttttttttgttttgtttttttttctcctgggagggaattaaagaagaataaagttgaaaagaagcaaaaaatagTATTAATCGGTAGAACTAATAATCTGTGTGGAGCTGCAGCAAAAAAGCAGAcaagggagggaagagggatGACACCTGGGTACAAGCTAGTAGCATCGCTAGTtggtcgagggaagtgattgtcccaatctactctgtgctggtgcagcttcacctcgagtactgtgtgcagttttcatcgcagtctacaacttcctcatgaggggaagtggagaggcaggtgacctgttctccgtaatcaccagtgataggacccgtgggaacggcGTTatgctgaggcaggggaagtttaggctggacatcacaAAGAGGTTCtccaccgagagggtggttgcagaCTGGAGCAGGCTCCCCAGTGTGCAAGCCAAATCTGAAGCCAAGCCAGGCTTTGTCATACGGAGTCTAGGGTACCTGCAGCCCACTCGTATTACCACTGTTTATCCCCCCCTGCCAAATTCAGTCCTTAAACTTCTTTGAAAATGCTATTTCACAGTATGTCCCCCAGCACTGAATGTTCCTCCTGCAAGTTTTTCCTGCGTCCTGCTGTATTCCCTCAAAACCAAAACGTTTTTTCCTCCTTAGGAGCTTATTCCTAGACGTTTGGTTTTCCAATAATCCCCTCATCCAGGTGGGCAAAGCCCTTCCTTGGTGATTATTTTCCAACAATAGTACCAAGATCTGTGGCACAAGAGCTGCTCTGTTTGAACAGCAGCCAGCATGCTGTTCTAtactcagaaaatattgcagGGGGAACTGAGATAAGGGATGTCTGCGAACCAAGGATGTCAGCACAAGCAGGTGCTGGCTTatatccttcctttttttcaaattcagcttcttgctGGGCAGGAGACTGTTTGGGGAGGGTGTCATGTCACACATCTCAACTCCCTTTGAGCTTTGAGTGCTGATAGGCAATACAtttcttttaacttcttttaGTATTTCATGTCAATAtaaacttctttctcttttctctttctccttttctttctcttttttacttctttctttcttcatctttttttttcttcttctttctccttctccctttctcccatcGTTTCACCCTTCCTCCATTCCCCTCCAGCAGACCACAAGCCCTCACCCCAACCACGGtttccccatgtcccctccaGATCCCCACAAGTCCTCAGAACCGGGGGGCTTTGCTGGCCCCCCAACACTCAACCCTCTTCTTGCTATTGCATCGTGCTGCAGCAGTTGTTGCCAGAGAACAAGACGGGTGGATGTGATCAATGAAACCCGATACTTCCTTGACGGCCATGGAGCTAGAAGTCCGGAAAAATACTCACCCCGAGCAAGAAGAAGTGCTGAACCCTCCAAGAGGTGAAGAATATCAATATAAATGGGGTAATGCTGGGGGAAGGCGAGATCTGGCTTCGGTGGGGCACTGGTCTGAGGGCACCAGCCATGGTTTTTAGGTGGGAGGAGGACAGGCTCTGAATTTTACCATGCAGCCATCTCTAAATCCATCTGGAGGACCTCAAAGAAGGTAGTTCCTATCCCAAGAGGGAGGGCTACAGGATCAACCATGGATCCAGCAGAAAAAGGGCAAATGGGGGGTGGAAAGACCCAGCCCACATCTCCTGCTCTCTTCTCCACCAGAATCCAGCCCCCGTGGGATGGGAAGGAAGTGTCATTGTGGACAAaagctcctggctctgctgtgTGTGGTGCTGAGTCTCCTTGTCCTCGCTCTGCTGGTGGCCTTGATTGGTGAGTCCCACTGGAGCATCCCCACGGCAAGGAGATTGGCCAGGGAGCTGTTTCAGGGGTGGAGTGGGGAATTCCAGGGTTTTCCCAGCAGGATGAGAAGCCCACAAGCATAGCACTGGGCCTGCTTCATGGGGCACCCGCTTTTGTCCCCTCAACCAGGCTCTACTCAGCCTTTCCAAGCGGGTGCCCCACGTTGGCGCATCCCAACCCCCCCTATATTTGCTGGAGGGGAATAcgtataattttaaaaatgttatttttctgccttttttttttttgtggctgtcCATGCATCTCACCTGCTCGGTTTTCTCATTTTACAGTTGTGCAGCAGCAGTCTCACTCATCACATCCCCAATTCTCCCACATGTGTCCAACCCCATGGATCGGCTTCCAAAGCAAGTGCTACTATTTCTCGGAGGATGAAAGCAACTGGAACACCAGCTTGGAGAAGTGCAAGGCCATGGAAGCCTCCCTGACCTCCATAGACAGCCTGGAGGATATGGTGAGAACTGGGCACGAGCCCCAGTGCCCGCTCTGGTGTGGAAAATGTGTGCGACCAGACTAAAAATCCATTTTCCCCCAGATTTCACCCACTGCCAAAGCCAGGAGAAGATGCCCTGGGGAAAGCACTAGCCCGGGCTGGGGGATGAGCAATATCACATTATTTTCTCCAAAACTCCCTCCCTACGTCCAGATGGGTGCTTTCCGGAGCTTTGCCCTCAAGGGgcttccttttttctgtttaactGTAGGATTGTAGAATCTCATCACCTTCCTATTGCAGGGTGCTCTGCAGGCTGGAGGCAGAACCtggctgagttttgttttgggAAGACGGGATCACCTAAAAACCgatttatttaaattcattttttttctcctctaaagGCATTCATCAGGCGCTGCAAGGGCCAGGGAAACCACTGGGTCGGGCTGCACGAGGAAGGCAACGGCCAGTGGAGGTGGACCAACGGCACAGCCTTCAACAACTGGTCAGTCCCTCTGCATGTTGGGGTTGGGTGCTTTGGGTTGGCAATTAGGGCAGGAGTTCTTAAAGGGTCTGGGATGGCCTCTTTTGGGATGGGGACCTTCTCCTGCTACCGCACCGCTGGTTCTTCATGGGAGGCTTGGTGTGGACCAAGGACGCCGAGCTCCGAACCCCTATTAAACCTTGAACACTGCCCCTTGTGACCTTCCCAGGAGAGGAAATCCCAGGTTTCCTTCCAGTTTTTAGGGTAGTTTTCctactttcttcccttctgctcaCTCCTGGGTGTGTCTGTGTTGCAGGTTTGAGGTGCGGGGAGGTGGCCCTTGTGCGTACATAAACCAGGAGATCAGCTCAGCCCTCTGCCACACGGAGAAATACTGGATCTGCAGCAGGCCCAACAACTATGTCCTCTGGAGGCAAAAGATTTCCCCTGAGTAAAAGATCCCATAAACATAAAGCTCATGATAGTGACAGAAAAAATGGTAAATCTTATTTAGGTCTGCTTCTTTGCCACAACAGTATTACTGAGTTTCCTTTCTGCTCAGATTCATGCAGGCTCTGTCAATCTTTTGTACTGAAGTCAGCAACattcctgtttctctctctgcttctacagcagaaaacagtattttattttttttctgtatttgcaaaCGGCATAATGAATATGTAATAATGAATTTGAAACCTGTGAATCTGAAGTGCTATGGAATTATGCTATTATACTTCACACTACCT from Anas platyrhynchos isolate ZD024472 breed Pekin duck chromosome 17, IASCAAS_PekinDuck_T2T, whole genome shotgun sequence includes the following:
- the LOC113845378 gene encoding C-type lectin domain family 2 member B isoform X2 translates to MKPDTSLTAMELEVRKNTHPEQEEVLNPPRESSPRGMGRKCHCGQKLLALLCVVLSLLVLALLVALIVVQQQSHSSHPQFSHMCPTPWIGFQSKCYYFSEDESNWNTSLEKCKAMEASLTSIDSLEDMAFIRRCKGQGNHWVGLHEEGNGQWRWTNGTAFNNWFEVRGGGPCAYINQEISSALCHTEKYWICSRPNNYVLWRQKISPE
- the LOC113845378 gene encoding C-type lectin domain family 2 member B isoform X1, producing MKPDTSLTAMELEVRKNTHPEQEEVLNPPRGEEYQYKWESSPRGMGRKCHCGQKLLALLCVVLSLLVLALLVALIVVQQQSHSSHPQFSHMCPTPWIGFQSKCYYFSEDESNWNTSLEKCKAMEASLTSIDSLEDMAFIRRCKGQGNHWVGLHEEGNGQWRWTNGTAFNNWFEVRGGGPCAYINQEISSALCHTEKYWICSRPNNYVLWRQKISPE